DNA from Quercus lobata isolate SW786 chromosome 1, ValleyOak3.0 Primary Assembly, whole genome shotgun sequence:
ACTGGGACTTGATTTCTCCTTTCAAATcaatcaataatcaataattaGATGGAAATTAATCAAAGAAGCCAAGAACAACGTTGTGATAGCTTCAACTTTTTGACATATAGAGATCTGTCATCTGTAGAATTCTGGCATGTCTGACCCACTCAATTTAATTTCAGCTTTAATCAAGGAGAGAAatgtttgtttcttttgaaaAGATAAGAGAAATGTCGGCCCTTAGATATGACAGTTGAATATGAAGGCAAGTTAACTGTTATAACAGTGGCCATTGCTTTAAGCTTCAATAATGCAGGGAAACACTTTCCCCATTGTTTGTTGTCAATGCTGAGGGGCCCTACCGCCCTAGGCTCTAGGCTCTAAGGACGAGAAATTATTAGTCCATTGCTATAGATTTGGAGCTTCTGGTTAGTCAAGTTTGGTATTCATGCGCAAGTGGTAAGTATCCAGAGACTCACTAATTTCTTGTGTAGCTTTAAAAGTTTAAACAATGCTAACAATAATGCAAGAAGCCAAGAGCAACGTTGTGATTGCAgcaaaaatagccaaatacAACCATTTTTCGAAATCATTTTTCGAAATTATTAGTGTTTATCACCGTTTTCTGGTTGgcttttagttttgtttcttattcttCTAGGTGTGGGTTTCTGGGGGCAATGAGTAAAAAAGTACATTTCCCCCTTGGGGCCATGGAGGTTGAAGCGATGGCGATGGAGGAGGGAATTCAGCTGGCTAGGGACTTAGGACTGAAGGATATTGATATGGAAAGTAATGCTCAAATGGTAGTGTTGGCTGTTGGAGGAACTGACCCAGGCCCGTGCTCAATACAGAAAATTGTGGAAGGGGCGAAACAGGGGCTGTCTGCTTTCAGCTCGTGGAGTTGTTCTCATGTGCGCAGACAGAGCAATATGGCTGCTCATCTTATGGCTAAGGAAGCTAGTAATGTACAAGAATGTCTAATTTGGGTGGAAGATACCCCCAGTGTTATTGTATCTCAAATTCATATGGATGTTATTGCATTGGACAGTTGTCCTAAGTAATGAAAGTTAAGTACTGGtttactatcaaaaaaaaaaaaaaggtgtgggtttctcttttttctttcttttgttaggGTCACGTGGGATGGGAGGCCACAATTGTtgacttatctttttttttttttttttttttttttcctcattgtTTAAACACAAGCAAATAGTTTTCTCATGGCTTTCAgttttgtttcttattcttTCAGGtgtgggtttttctttttttttttctttttttgtcaagGTCCCGTGGGATGGAAGGCCATAAtttttgacttatttaaattttttttatctcattgtttaaacacaggcaaataattttatcaaaaggaactcgagtttcataaactcgagttctaagTGGACTTTTTTAGCAACTTGATTTTCCtcaactcgatttccatgtcaAACTCAAGTTTgtgaaactcaagtttcaaaaaagtgGTACATTTCTAGATATTTCTCAAACATTGGTAAAACACTggtaatttcaaaaaatagtgGTATTTGGCTCTTTTtgccaaaaaagaagagattcaGGTTAGAAACTTTCATGTTACGTAGCATCATTCTACAGTTTGCTCCTCAAAAGTTGTGTCCGTCTTCCCCACTCTGTTTCTCTCTTTGAAATTAGCACAATGTTTTTGGATGTTGAGATTGATACAATAATTGTTTAGttgaaggaaaattattgtgcAGACTACTCCGAGCTCTCATATGGGGTTGGCTCACACGTTGAGAAGAAGGGTTGGAAATTTCTTACATACACATAAACCTCCAAAGTTGTGCTTgttctttctttccctctctttcAAGAAAAATTCTAGTAGACACATCCTAAATTTCACCGAAAATTTCATATACATGCTCCCACAATTTTGTGTTGTGAATCTGTGATGGCAGCCAAGAGGTTTAGTTCCAACGCAATACAAATATTGTGAAGAGGGagtcaaatttataatttctctCTAAAATTAACACTGTTTTtaaaggaaggaaaaagaagtggaaaacaattaaaaaagaaaggaaaaaaagagatgaaaaggaaaaaaatattctttatggtttgaatgtaaaaataaaaggtaaattacttttttgcatTCTAAATTATAGTAAGAGGGAgtgaataagaaaaaataaataaagaaagatgaagggaaagatgaatagtgacattaaagtagagggtagtggggagataaaaaggtaaggaaagaagaaaggttgaaaaaagtgtaaatatttaaaaaataagtgaatgtcaaaaaaaaattataggaaaattggaaataaaaaggaaatatatataggtattaaaaccaataaagatgaatatgtaaagttaataatctatttatatattttttttgtaaaaaaaaaaaggaataaaaaaaacaataattatgtGACGAATGATGTGGTAATTAGGTGACGTAGCAGGAGTTcagtaacaataaatactacgctttagcttttagtaatatataaatgatAATTTCCTTATTACTTAA
Protein-coding regions in this window:
- the LOC115978629 gene encoding uncharacterized protein LOC115978629; this translates as MRKWCGFLGAMSKKVHFPLGAMEVEAMAMEEGIQLARDLGLKDIDMESNAQMVVLAVGGTDPGPCSIQKIVEGAKQGLSAFSSWSCSHVRRQSNMAAHLMAKEASNVQECLIWVEDTPSVIVSQIHMDVIALDSCPK